The sequence below is a genomic window from Myxocyprinus asiaticus isolate MX2 ecotype Aquarium Trade chromosome 9, UBuf_Myxa_2, whole genome shotgun sequence.
TGCATAGAAACTGTGTTTGTgagggtatgtgtgtgtttgtctggcaCAATCCCTTTTATCTGGCATCGTGCCTGTTGCTCTCACAGGCCCCTCTTTCACCACAGCTGGGCAATGGGGCACTTTTTCCATAGGAATCACATGGTATGCTGCAAGTCCTAACTTGCTGTCGTCTTTTCTTGAAGGAAAGTTatctgcactttaaaaaaaatacattcagtaCTTAATGCTTATCATATATAATACTACACATGAAAGATGCCAGAACATACTAGGTTAGGTTCCCAGTTTAGCCAAAGAACAatacttttgtttgttgtttCACTGAGAAGACACTGAATGTATTCATGGATGTGTTAAAGAAACATTTTTGTCTCTCTGTAGTGATGTTCCATGGACCCCTTCAAATTAAAGTGAAGAGGGAACTGAGCCCGAGTAGGGGGTTTTCCCCCTGTGGACCAGACCAGAGACTTTCTCCATATGGAGAAAAGTGCCTATATAACTACAGGTACATATTTTTCTTGTCCATGCTCCAGCTTTCCATATACCCACGCTCCTTGATCATTTTCTCTGCATTACACTCACTGTGTATATCTGCTATTCTAAAATATTGCTTGGTCATTCCTGTTGTAGTGCCTTTGACAGGAAGCCATTTTCTTTCAACAAGCCACTAACTCCTCCCTCGACACCAGCATCGCCCTTTGGATCCTCCATCAGCACAGCAACTCACCCTGCACAAAAAAGAGCGATGCCTCCCACCCAAACTCAGACACAAGGACCACCAGTATTGCCTGGTCCCACCCACAGCTCCTCCCCTCCCCATCAGAGAATACAGACTCCACTCCACAGTCAAAGCCCACCTTTTGCTGTGCCCTGCCCACCTGTCAATCACCCAGATGCCTCCTATAGCACAGACCACAGGTATGAATATGGGATTACTTATGAGGGAAGGAAACATTGAATTTTATTACTTATTGAATGCTGTCCACATCCTTAGGTTCTACAGAGCcctttagaggacagggcgggaatttctttttctgaaatagttttgcgtgccctcgcaataaatttaccatagtATTTctttttaaccttgatatttgtagtcaaaccataataataatacaggaaaacaaaaactacactaattaaaatcataattttttggtTGGTGCCATGGTAttcatttatagtaaaataatggTTAcaatatggatacagtatactgttttaAAACAATGGTTTCTTCCAAAAAATTCTtggttacttttcatagttactaaaatattaccatagtaaaaccatggtttccgccaaaaaataaaacatggttacaacagtcatggttactacaatattactatagtaaaaccatagttaaactatggtatttgtatagtataaccacaaaattatttttattaacgtaaatttattgcgagagcACGCAAAACGTTTTCAAAAAAATTCCTGCCTTGTCCTCTAAGGGAATCCGTAAGGTTCCTACGGTCAAGGAATTTTAAGATGTAATCAAATAAGTCATGGGAATTATTTTAGTCCAGTCACTACCCATTTAAttacaaacaactggaaaagtcagaCACATGTTGTCTTCATTTATTTGTGCTACTTTTTTATCTTGTCACTCTGATTTTACTTTATACTCATCTGTTGGGTCACAATGATCATTTAACCTCATTTCTATCTTTGCCTTGTGCTTGAGCTGCTCGTGCGTGTAGAAAGTGCTGTAATCAGCTCAGGTTGAGCCTTTCATTGGGTATTAACTTGTTAAAGATGCCACACTGACCTGGAAAGCAATGCTATGTTTATCCCATTAAGTCTCCTGGGTTAACTAATGGGAAAAAAGGGCTTTGAACCCAGATTTATCCCTTTGACGTGAAACTCATGATCTAAATTGCCCATGATGCTCTGGATAACATTAATTCTCATACCATCTACCCTCGTTTGTCTATCTCCTATTCTATTTGTCCTAGTAGGTTCCATCGGCAGCTTTCTGAACCCTGTCTACCATTCCCACAATCTGATGGCCATCATCAGAATCCTTTCACCCCACAGACCCCTGGCCATTTTCACCGAAATAGCCGTCCTTCTTACCACCGCCAGATGTCGGAGCCCTTGGTCTCCATGCCGCCTCAGGGCTTCAAAAAGGAGATGGTGGATCCCCGTTACAACGATCAGGGTGTTCAAAACATGGGACCCCCTCGGGCTCCCCTGTTTCACCAGTTGTCAATCAAACAGGAGCCCAGAGACTTTGGCTTTGACTCAGGTTGGTGTACAACACTGCAAAGCCATGTCACCTGAGGTCTGGGATTTAGTCCAAATCAGACAGCCACCACCATGTAGCATGTTTTCTCCTCCTCTGTTGGTTTTGTGGTAGTGATGTAATGGGAAATCCTTTTAGCTCCCACTAGGTCAGATATACAGTTGAGAGACAAAGAGGAAATCAGATCGCTAGTTAGAATGCATGATCTCTTCTTTGAATGGATTAGGTCTAAACTTAAACTGTCGAACTCAAcaccacacatacatacacacacacacacacacacacacacacacacacacacatatacatatatatatatatatatatatatatatatatgtgtgtgtgtgtgtgttatgattttttttttttttttttcaatatcatAGTAGTGTTTGGTTTTCTGTGTCTATGGTACTTCTATATTAccttaataataatcatatttctCTTCATTGTCTTGCAGAAGTACAGAACTGCCAGTCATCTTTTGGCAAATCTACAAACTTCTATAGAGGCAACAGCGAGTGTGAGACTTTTCTtcattttacttaagtaaaaatggAACTCTAGCATAGAAAGCTTTTATTCAGCATCTGTCACCAATTAATCTAGAGTTCGGGTTAGAACTAGCTGTCCATATTTAATCCGAGTTTCTCTCTGGCTGTCTTTGCAGGTTTTGCATATGATGGAGAGCCCCACCTGTATTACGATGATGTGTGTGTGGTTCCAGATAGGCTGGAGGGAAAGCTGAAGCAGGAGGGTGGGGTGTTCAGGGAGGGTCCTCCATATCAACGAAGGGGATCTCTGCAACTCTGGCAGTTCCTGGTCACTCTGTTGGACGACCCATCCAACAGCCACTTTATTGCTTGGACTGGCCGTGGGCTTGAGTTTAAACTTATTGAACCAGAAGAGGTCAGTGTTTAATAAAATAGAATGGATCAGTcttatctcatgaaatttatgtgacaatagcaacatttttgcaaaccaattcaaaaataaaaaaggattttaaggtgaatattagatggatgttttaatgagtaaaatgtacctccctaacctaaaactttagcctgaaCCTATAAAGCAAATTCgatatgaaaagcacatttactgaagcaactacgtcattttgtgtcacttctgtGGCACTTTCGTTTCAGTGTCCTTGGACAGCAAAATGTAGAATGtggcatgtaaaactcagtttgcaaaaatgtagttgttATAACGTTTATTCTACGAGACTAGGTTGGAATGGATTCATAACCCATTTTTTTTTAGCCAACATGCAGAATTAACATGCATTTGCTATAGGTTGCTCGTCGCTGGGGTATCCAGAAGAACAGGCCTGCAATGAACTATGACAAGCTGAGTCGCTCCCTGCGTTACTACTATGAGAAGGGCATCATGCAGAAGGTAAAGGCACGTTCCCGTTCCAATGTAATTTTTCTTCTTTCATTTCCTAACCATTAAACCTTAGTTCCCTCGTCAAATCTACCCCATTAGAACATATCCGATTTTACTGTAAGACTTTACAAGACATAAAAAATTCTCTTTTTGTTGCTCATGTGCAGGTTGCTGGAGAGCGATATGTGTATAAGTTTGTGTGTGATCCAGATGCGCTCTTCTCCATGGCATTCCCTGATAACCAGAGGCCCAGTCTGAAGGCAGACCCCGATGGCCTGCAGGTTCCTGAGGATGACATTGTACCACTCTCTCACTTTGATGAGACCAACAGTGCTTCTTACCCAGGAGATGGCAGGGATCAGTGCATAGTGGGGCCATCCTTTCCTGAAAATTATGCTTTCTGAACTGCTTtgaacccccctcccccccaccaaGACTACTGCTGAGCAGACCTGTAGAACctttattttgtttctgtttgtttgacaaaCAGGTTCCGTGATGAACACAGTGTACATgtcggctgtttttttttttttttaatttttttttattttttatattaactaaAAGGGACACAACAGTATTTTAAGTATAACCATtgattttatatgtataaatgtgtatatttttaaaaaatatatggcTTTTGTGTACTGCTTTCTTTGTGTATTGGGCCTGGTGTCTTTTTTCAATGCTCTGCTTCAGTGAGATTTGTAGTACACTTCTATCAATACAAAATGATGCAATTCGGAAAGTTTTGTCATTACGGAAGTACATAGCTTTATAATCCTGAAAAATTCACATTTTCTCCAGCTGGCCAAGAAAAATTCTTTATAACTGTTAAGAAATCAATATATTCAACTGATTTTGTAATTTGATTTTTATTGGTGTGGGATGGGTAAAAAGAAGACAGGGGCATTGAAAAATGAAATCTGTGTATATTATGAGTATATTTTTGCAAAGGctatattgatttgcattgtataAGGTGTACAACAGACTGTTCTTTTTGTAAATTGGTGTGTGTGAAATTGCAACCAGCTCTTGATGTATGTGACCATCAAGGCTGAAAAGCCTGATTACAGATTCAGAATCAGTCATGCTTGCACAGTCTTATTTGTTTACCAAAGGATTATGGCAAGGGAAACTGATCTCTGTTCAGTAGTGATCTCTGTTCAAGCATGCCAAGAATCCTGCTAGCTCTTTTCACTTCCACTTTCAACCCTATTTGTCTGTTCTGGGTTCAACAGACCTATAGTTCTGTTTCACTGTGGATATGACTGTTGTATCATTGTCTTTTGATGACAATTTCCTTCGTTAAGATTTTTCAAGTACAGTTTTGGTGTACTGTTACAGATCTGTATTTTCTAAACTATAAGGTACAggataaataaaaactacatgAAAAGATGCAAATAGTCCTTGgggattcgttttttttttttttttttttctcatttaattacTAAAACCAGACCAATGGCTCATCACCTACACTTTAAGTTCAGAAAACTTAATTTGGGTGAATAAACCATTAACTATtatacctttttttattttattaaactctTCCACTCACATTTGACTTGAGAGTTGGTTGCATGCTGTCCATTTGGCACACTTAGGAATCCCATTTACTGTGCTACCTTGATCTTTCCTTGAACTTCTCAGTTTGACCATTAAACTGTAACTCAGCAAAGCCTGTGTAAACAGGCGACGCAAAGTAACATGGTATTACATAAGCATCCTAGTGACGCTCATTCTTTCTCACCCATTCTCTCCTTTAGCAGGGTTAGTCTTAATCCTGCCGGTGACCGCTTTCCATACAACCAGAGAACAGAAGGGTTATTAAACTGTAATACAACTCGGATCACCATAAAGAAGAACTTCCAAATAACATTCACTGAAACTGGTTAATTGTATGCTTTAGGAATGATGAATCCCCAAATATGACATTATGGGGGCAAAGTATGGCCAAAGTTACATAAAAGTTTAGAAAACCTGCACTAAGCAGTCCATTAAAAGTTATGAAAACAGCATAATGGGAAAGAGCTGATTTATATGAAAACTTTGGTCTGATTTGGGGActaagtattattttatttatttattgttaataagatCTGTTCTACTTAACAGATCTCTTATTAAGAATAAAAAGCAGATATCATGTTTAAATGaaattttcatgtttcaatatttCATTTAGTAGTAGAGTAGTGTTATGTCATCAAACACTTAAAGACGCCCCAAACATCCTGTGGAGTGAATTTATGGAAGTGTCCGACATTGCCCAAAAACTTTCCTCCTGAGAGACTTGCTTCTGGGTTGATCATGTTAAATGGAGGTGCCTGCCAGACGTTTAATGTACTCTAGTTTTAGGGTAATAGCTCCTACCAGTGGTTTTCAACGTAATGACAAGCTGATGTTATATAAGCACGAAAAACAAAATCGTCTCAAGTTAATTTACTATAAATACTTTTCACGTTTCCATGATACGACAACACATTTAACAAATAGAAGCACAATGCCACAATTGGCCACCAAGATTATCAGTCAATTGCCCATATGACTACCCGTGTGACTGACTGTGAATGAATAACTCGGAACAATGAATGTGGAGCTTCAAAAAGAATCGATTCTTCGATTCTTAGGCGTTGGGAATTGAGAATCGACTCCAAAGCTTAGAATGATTCCGTTTGGGGGAATGGACTCCGCACATGAGCGTGATTATgagagtattgttttttttttttttcctccctcgACCACTAAACAACTACACATTCCACTAATTCAAATTacaaaatgattataaaataGCTGTAGCTAAACGGTCATAATTTCCTGACTTATTTTGTAGTCAGTCAGTCAGTAAATTCGCTCCGTTTCATCTGTCTGAAGCAATCACACAAGCACTTCAACACATCAGACAGCTGCTTTCCGGAACGATAAAGTCTGCCGGTATATTAATTTGAATTAAACGTACAATCAAGTAAAATACCAAATTTGTGACATAAAATTGGCGTAAAATAGCAACTTCACATGTTACAACACCTGTCTGCAACAAGGAGATGGCAGAGGAGGATCAAGTAGAGCTTATATCAATAAAATAGGTTAAAGTTCAAATGATCAGTTGACTGCACACATTAAGCAAGTGTAACGCTTCTCCTCAGTCTAGCACTCGACATTTTTACAGTACGTTTGAAACTTTTATATTATGATTATTTTCATTAGCACACACTTCACAGacgttttaaataaaattaaagtgtaGCCTATTACAGGCAATTTCATCTATAGgctcacatttatttttagaatagACCTATTAATAGAAAATGTCAAGATCTTCTAATTGCCATTCAATGATGCAAAGAACGCTTAGATTGCTATTTATAaagagatttaaaggaatattaagggttcgatacaagttaagctaaatggACAGCATTTGCGGTATAATAtcaccacaaaataataatattatataataataataacaataataataatttttaattgcccctccttttcttaaaaaataaaaaataaaaaaatctgggtaacagtgaggcatttaatggaagtgaatggggccaatctgtaaacattaaaatgatcACTGTTTTAAGAGTTATGACGTCAACAAACCCTATAACGACtgtaaaattacgatttaaacaactttatagctcaaataaaacatgagttgtaacagaagaattgatgtaagtgcctttataaaattataagcttcacatttctgccattaaaccctccaaaaagggttaaaaaaaaaaaaaaaaggagagacgagtcgaaattattttttgtggtaatcaacattatgccacaaatgctgtcgattgagcctaacttgaaccgaaccaagaatattcctttaacttcaccTCCCGGTTTTTTCGGAATTGAAAAAGAATCGatcggctgtgtctcgtttggaaggatgcgtacTCCGGTGGTCGCATTTTTCGGCCGCGTACGTCATctaggctgtctcgtttcagaaaagcgagtaggacacttcgaatgcagccttcgaatgagaccttctttcatgggaattcggaggatgcatgaggtgtatccttcgtgggcactcataacccacaattctttgcttcaacggaaatgtctaaaaaaaaaatgtcgccaatttgcccgtaaatatgacgtTCAAACGCaagaatgttaattcccaagttgaagtacctcagtggATGGGTgaagagtatataatatgtataattatattaatatataattaaaataaagtattagagtaaaagtacacctgtaaaatctattttaattTATCTTTACATCATTttaactctcctaaattttacctaaaatattcccttctaaagggactttgttcctttctcactcaaagtgctcccAAGAGTGGCGTGCtgccatagcaaccatgttatgttccgtttccgtttgtcctgcgaaggccgtctcgtttaaacgaggcttgtttaaaggagtacactcggtatactgcagccttcaaaggacgcgtcctacctagcatgcagccttttaAACGAGACATAGAGTCCGGAATCGACTCTTGAATTCTGGAATCGAACAGGCCTACTTATGCAGTCATTTACGGTACGGTTAAACTCATAAGGCTTCTCTTAAATGACGTAATCAATCGCTTCCGGTCATAGTGAATGTACGGAAGTGTCCTTCACTGCACGCAAACTTTTTTCACAAGATACGTTTTAAGTCGGTTCTAGTTTTTATACCTGCTGTCAAAAAGTATGGCGTACCCAGGATATAACAATGTAAGTATAGTTTCTGTTTTACGTTGAATTTAGTTTGTAAAAAGTAAAAGAACTTGATAATTAGCGAAAGAGAAGCCAGATTGGCAGGGAAATCTGTAGCGTGTGTGCTGCAATCAGATTGCAACGCTTTATGGTTACatcaaataaattgcattttattgtggGGCGGATTTGTCTTAAACTACACAGACAGAAACAGTGACTCGTCAACTTAAGCCTATACGAGTCATATCTACAGTTCGGTGCATTTAGGctttgaaattatgaaaaaatgaaACGTACTATTATAAGTATCTTTATGTTTCATTATTAAAGGGACATGTTAAAGATGTTATAAGTCATACAGGTCAAGCTAAATGGCTAAAAAATCCAGTTAGGTGGACAGGGTCAGGGTGGATAATAATGTGGGTAAAATTAGCCACAACATCATCTGTGAACGATATCTAGCTGGATCTGTTGTGTCAGAGACCTATGCATGTTATCATTTAATTGGATAATTACGTGTGTTTTGAAAAATAACTCTCTTTCTTGCAGTATGGTGGTGCGATGCCAGGAGTCCCTGTAGGTGTTCCTCCTGCAGGTGGTTACCCAGCACACCAATATGGGTACCCAGGGGCTTTTCCTGGCCAACATGCCCAAGACCCAATGTGGGGATATTTTACAGCCATAGCTGGCCAGGTGAGAGCAGTGCACAGGTGTTTATGCGGGTACTGTGGCTATAATGTAATTTCATGTCGTTCATGTGGTCACATGAATGTTATGTGTATGTCAGGATGGTGAGATTGATGCTGAAGAACTCCAAAGGTGCCTAACCCAGACTGGAATCAGTGGTTCCTACACTCGTAAGTaccaacacatacagtacactctTGAGTATGGTTGATAGATTTGGGGAACATTTTGTACTTCCAATTAATTTGTACTTCCAAATCAATAATAGAGAGTGATGTACAGAATAGATCGTCTCATTGCTTTTCCTTTTCAGCCTTCAGTTTGGAAACTTGCAGGATTATGATCGCCATGCTAGATGTATCCTTCACAAAAATGTACAACAGTCTGGCACTGTTCAAGCTTGTGTCAGAAGACTAAAATGTTTGCTCCATGTTAATCCCAGTCCCCTGTTTGCTCCATAAACAGGTCATTTGCAGTAGGTTAGTTTCTTTAACCATGTGTCTGCAGAGAGATTACACAGGAAAGTTGGGTTTCAGTGAGTTTAAAGAACTGTTTGGGGTGCTAAATGGCTGGAAGCAGAACTTCTTGATGGTGGATAGGGACTGCAGTGGAACGGTGGAACCTCATGAGATGTCCCAGTGTATTGCAAACATGGGTGAGTGTGCAGACCTTTCCTAGAAGTATGAATCAAGAATATCTCTGTTAACTGTAAAGCAGAAAATGACTAGTGCTCAGAGCGAAAAAGAAGGAAAAAGTCACTAATTTGGAACCCAGTTAACTGTAAGATACATCTAACTAAAGGATACTGTCAACATGTTTT
It includes:
- the etv5b gene encoding ETS translocation variant 5b isoform X1, which codes for MDGFYDQQVPFMVPPNKTHMEEPSCRPFSDRKRKFVDTELAQDTEELFQDLSQLQEIWIAEAQVPDDEQFVPDFQSDNLMFHGPLQIKVKRELSPSRGFSPCGPDQRLSPYGEKCLYNYSAFDRKPFSFNKPLTPPSTPASPFGSSISTATHPAQKRAMPPTQTQTQGPPVLPGPTHSSSPPHQRIQTPLHSQSPPFAVPCPPVNHPDASYSTDHSRFHRQLSEPCLPFPQSDGHHQNPFTPQTPGHFHRNSRPSYHRQMSEPLVSMPPQGFKKEMVDPRYNDQGVQNMGPPRAPLFHQLSIKQEPRDFGFDSEVQNCQSSFGKSTNFYRGNSECFAYDGEPHLYYDDVCVVPDRLEGKLKQEGGVFREGPPYQRRGSLQLWQFLVTLLDDPSNSHFIAWTGRGLEFKLIEPEEVARRWGIQKNRPAMNYDKLSRSLRYYYEKGIMQKVKVAGERYVYKFVCDPDALFSMAFPDNQRPSLKADPDGLQVPEDDIVPLSHFDETNSASYPGDGRDQCIVGPSFPENYAF
- the etv5b gene encoding ETS translocation variant 5b isoform X2, giving the protein MDGFYDQQVPFMVPPNKTHMEEPSCRPFSDRKRKFVDTELAQDTEELFQDLSQLQEIWIAEAQVPDDEQFVPDFQSDNLMFHGPLQIKVKRELSPSRGFSPCGPDQRLSPYGEKCLYNYSAFDRKPFSFNKPLTPPSTPASPFGSSISTATHPAQKRAMPPTQTQTQGPPVLPGPTHSSSPPHQRIQTPLHSQSPPFAVPCPPVNHPDASYSTDHRFHRQLSEPCLPFPQSDGHHQNPFTPQTPGHFHRNSRPSYHRQMSEPLVSMPPQGFKKEMVDPRYNDQGVQNMGPPRAPLFHQLSIKQEPRDFGFDSEVQNCQSSFGKSTNFYRGNSECFAYDGEPHLYYDDVCVVPDRLEGKLKQEGGVFREGPPYQRRGSLQLWQFLVTLLDDPSNSHFIAWTGRGLEFKLIEPEEVARRWGIQKNRPAMNYDKLSRSLRYYYEKGIMQKVKVAGERYVYKFVCDPDALFSMAFPDNQRPSLKADPDGLQVPEDDIVPLSHFDETNSASYPGDGRDQCIVGPSFPENYAF
- the etv5b gene encoding ETS translocation variant 5b isoform X3, which produces MDGFYDQQVPFMVPPNTHMEEPSCRPFSDRKRKFVDTELAQDTEELFQDLSQLQEIWIAEAQVPDDEQFVPDFQSDNLMFHGPLQIKVKRELSPSRGFSPCGPDQRLSPYGEKCLYNYSAFDRKPFSFNKPLTPPSTPASPFGSSISTATHPAQKRAMPPTQTQTQGPPVLPGPTHSSSPPHQRIQTPLHSQSPPFAVPCPPVNHPDASYSTDHSRFHRQLSEPCLPFPQSDGHHQNPFTPQTPGHFHRNSRPSYHRQMSEPLVSMPPQGFKKEMVDPRYNDQGVQNMGPPRAPLFHQLSIKQEPRDFGFDSEVQNCQSSFGKSTNFYRGNSECFAYDGEPHLYYDDVCVVPDRLEGKLKQEGGVFREGPPYQRRGSLQLWQFLVTLLDDPSNSHFIAWTGRGLEFKLIEPEEVARRWGIQKNRPAMNYDKLSRSLRYYYEKGIMQKVKVAGERYVYKFVCDPDALFSMAFPDNQRPSLKADPDGLQVPEDDIVPLSHFDETNSASYPGDGRDQCIVGPSFPENYAF
- the etv5b gene encoding ETS translocation variant 5b isoform X5, giving the protein MDGFYDQQVPFMVPPNTHMEEPSCRPFSDRKRKFVDTELAQDTEELFQDLSQLQEIWIAEAQVPDDEQFVPDFQSDNLMFHGPLQIKVKRELSPSRGFSPCGPDQRLSPYGEKCLYNYSAFDRKPFSFNKPLTPPSTPASPFGSSISTATHPAQKRAMPPTQTQTQGPPVLPGPTHSSSPPHQRIQTPLHSQSPPFAVPCPPVNHPDASYSTDHRFHRQLSEPCLPFPQSDGHHQNPFTPQTPGHFHRNSRPSYHRQMSEPLVSMPPQGFKKEMVDPRYNDQGVQNMGPPRAPLFHQLSIKQEPRDFGFDSEVQNCQSSFGKSTNFYRGNSECFAYDGEPHLYYDDVCVVPDRLEGKLKQEGGVFREGPPYQRRGSLQLWQFLVTLLDDPSNSHFIAWTGRGLEFKLIEPEEVARRWGIQKNRPAMNYDKLSRSLRYYYEKGIMQKVKVAGERYVYKFVCDPDALFSMAFPDNQRPSLKADPDGLQVPEDDIVPLSHFDETNSASYPGDGRDQCIVGPSFPENYAF
- the etv5b gene encoding ETS translocation variant 5b isoform X7, which encodes MDGFYDQQVPFMVPPNTHMEEPSCRPFSDRKRKFVDTELAQDTEELFQDLSQLQEIWIAEAQVPDDEQFVPDFQSDNLMFHGPLQIKVKRELSPSRGFSPCGPDQRLSPYGEKCLYNYSAFDRKPFSFNKPLTPPSTPASPFGSSISTATHPAQKRAMPPTQTQTQGPPVLPGPTHSSSPPHQRIQTPLHSQSPPFAVPCPPVNHPDASYSTDHSRFHRQLSEPCLPFPQSDGHHQNPFTPQTPGHFHRNSRPSYHRQMSEPLVSMPPQGFKKEMVDPRYNDQGVQNMGPPRAPLFHQLSIKQEPRDFGFDSEVQNCQSSFGKSTNFYRGNSECFAYDGEPHLYYDDVCVVPDRLEGKLKQEGGVFREGPPYQRRGSLQLWQFLVTLLDDPSNSHFIAWTGRGLEFKLIEPEEVARRWGIQKNRPAMNYDKLSRSLRYYYEKGIMQKVAGERYVYKFVCDPDALFSMAFPDNQRPSLKADPDGLQVPEDDIVPLSHFDETNSASYPGDGRDQCIVGPSFPENYAF
- the etv5b gene encoding ETS translocation variant 5b isoform X4, giving the protein MDGFYDQQVPFMVPPNKTHMEEPSCRPFSDRKRKFVDTELAQDTEELFQDLSQLQEIWIAEAQVPDDEQFVPDFQSDNLMFHGPLQIKVKRELSPSRGFSPCGPDQRLSPYGEKCLYNYSAFDRKPFSFNKPLTPPSTPASPFGSSISTATHPAQKRAMPPTQTQTQGPPVLPGPTHSSSPPHQRIQTPLHSQSPPFAVPCPPVNHPDASYSTDHSRFHRQLSEPCLPFPQSDGHHQNPFTPQTPGHFHRNSRPSYHRQMSEPLVSMPPQGFKKEMVDPRYNDQGVQNMGPPRAPLFHQLSIKQEPRDFGFDSEVQNCQSSFGKSTNFYRGNSECFAYDGEPHLYYDDVCVVPDRLEGKLKQEGGVFREGPPYQRRGSLQLWQFLVTLLDDPSNSHFIAWTGRGLEFKLIEPEEVARRWGIQKNRPAMNYDKLSRSLRYYYEKGIMQKVAGERYVYKFVCDPDALFSMAFPDNQRPSLKADPDGLQVPEDDIVPLSHFDETNSASYPGDGRDQCIVGPSFPENYAF
- the etv5b gene encoding ETS translocation variant 5b isoform X6, which encodes MDGFYDQQVPFMVPPNKTHMEEPSCRPFSDRKRKFVDTELAQDTEELFQDLSQLQEIWIAEAQVPDDEQFVPDFQSDNLMFHGPLQIKVKRELSPSRGFSPCGPDQRLSPYGEKCLYNYSAFDRKPFSFNKPLTPPSTPASPFGSSISTATHPAQKRAMPPTQTQTQGPPVLPGPTHSSSPPHQRIQTPLHSQSPPFAVPCPPVNHPDASYSTDHRFHRQLSEPCLPFPQSDGHHQNPFTPQTPGHFHRNSRPSYHRQMSEPLVSMPPQGFKKEMVDPRYNDQGVQNMGPPRAPLFHQLSIKQEPRDFGFDSEVQNCQSSFGKSTNFYRGNSECFAYDGEPHLYYDDVCVVPDRLEGKLKQEGGVFREGPPYQRRGSLQLWQFLVTLLDDPSNSHFIAWTGRGLEFKLIEPEEVARRWGIQKNRPAMNYDKLSRSLRYYYEKGIMQKVAGERYVYKFVCDPDALFSMAFPDNQRPSLKADPDGLQVPEDDIVPLSHFDETNSASYPGDGRDQCIVGPSFPENYAF
- the gca gene encoding sorcin isoform X2 translates to MQSFTYGGAMPGVPVGVPPAGGYPAHQYGYPGAFPGQHAQDPMWGYFTAIAGQDGEIDAEELQRCLTQTGISGSYTPFSLETCRIMIAMLDRDYTGKLGFSEFKELFGVLNGWKQNFLMVDRDCSGTVEPHEMSQCIANMGYRISPQALNAIIKRYSKSGKIYFDDYVACCVKLRALTDNFRRRDTMQQGMVNFQYDDFILCTMSL
- the gca gene encoding sorcin isoform X1, which codes for MAYPGYNNYGGAMPGVPVGVPPAGGYPAHQYGYPGAFPGQHAQDPMWGYFTAIAGQDGEIDAEELQRCLTQTGISGSYTPFSLETCRIMIAMLDRDYTGKLGFSEFKELFGVLNGWKQNFLMVDRDCSGTVEPHEMSQCIANMGYRISPQALNAIIKRYSKSGKIYFDDYVACCVKLRALTDNFRRRDTMQQGMVNFQYDDFILCTMSL